In one Sphingobium indicum B90A genomic region, the following are encoded:
- a CDS encoding acyl-CoA dehydrogenase family protein, which produces MLDWIRDDFASRAADHDIDGSFPFENFAILHKHGLLSAALPADLGGGGADLARLAKIVRAVSYGDPSTGLVLVMQYLFTAQFARGRNWAPGLRERVLRSVIDDGALVNGLRVEPDLGTPGRGGVPATVVRRTAAGWVLNGRKIYSTGAPGLKWMSVWAATDEDEPRIGGVLVDSATPGVRIEPTWNHLGMRATGSHDVVFEDVRIPDDQLSALVRLQDQHLLLDAEFQLRNALLISIVYDSVAHAARDWFVSWLQQRVPTALGAPLSTLPRFQELVGRIEALLYANRLLLERSIHMPDPAAAGTVKYIVTNNAVQAVQLAIDAIGNPALTRAHPLERHLRNVLCSRVHMPQDDIVLTGLGRAAFAATHG; this is translated from the coding sequence GTGCTCGACTGGATTCGCGACGATTTCGCCAGCCGCGCGGCGGATCACGATATCGATGGATCCTTCCCGTTCGAGAATTTCGCTATCCTGCACAAGCATGGATTGCTGTCTGCGGCCCTGCCGGCCGATCTGGGCGGAGGCGGCGCCGATCTGGCCCGGCTCGCAAAGATCGTGCGCGCAGTGTCTTATGGCGATCCATCGACCGGCCTGGTGCTGGTGATGCAATATCTGTTCACCGCCCAGTTCGCGCGCGGCCGGAACTGGGCGCCTGGCCTGCGGGAGAGAGTCCTGCGCAGCGTCATCGACGATGGGGCGCTCGTCAATGGCCTGCGCGTCGAGCCTGACCTGGGCACGCCGGGGCGGGGCGGCGTGCCCGCCACGGTCGTGCGCCGTACCGCGGCGGGATGGGTGCTGAATGGCCGCAAAATCTATTCCACCGGGGCGCCGGGCCTGAAATGGATGTCCGTATGGGCGGCCACGGACGAGGATGAACCGCGCATCGGCGGAGTACTTGTCGATTCCGCTACGCCCGGCGTCCGCATCGAGCCGACATGGAACCATCTGGGCATGCGGGCGACTGGCAGCCATGACGTGGTGTTCGAAGATGTCCGCATCCCGGACGATCAATTGTCTGCGCTCGTGCGCCTGCAGGACCAGCATCTCCTGCTGGATGCCGAATTCCAGTTGCGCAACGCCCTCCTGATCTCGATCGTCTATGACAGCGTGGCCCATGCCGCCCGCGACTGGTTCGTTTCCTGGCTGCAACAGCGGGTTCCCACAGCGTTGGGGGCGCCCCTGTCAACATTGCCGCGCTTTCAGGAATTGGTGGGCAGGATCGAGGCCCTTCTCTACGCAAACAGGCTGTTGCTGGAACGGTCGATCCACATGCCCGATCCGGCGGCCGCCGGTACGGTCAAATATATCGTGACCAACAATGCGGTGCAGGCCGTTCAACTGGCAATCGATGCGATCGGCAATCCGGCGCTTACCCGCGCCCATCCGCTGGAGCGGCATCTGCGCAATGTCCTTTGCAGCCGGGTCCATATGCCGCAGGACGATATTGTCCTCACCGGATTGGGGCGAGCGGCTTTCGCGGCGACGCATGGCTGA
- a CDS encoding TonB-dependent receptor plug domain-containing protein: MATGAALSIGGIGMAAHAQIAAASAEADDGEAIVVTGLRGLSSKTAVESPAPIDIVPADRLTGTGRQEIGEALARTLPSINFGRTGAGVASIVRPIFNRSLPPAYTLILVDGKRRHNSALLTNGGGDTSGFGPVDLDFIPIAGVRSVEVLKDSAAAQYGSDAVAGVINFVLNDRPQPNHVSVTYGDHYKSYGDPWSAKAEGGLGFGLGDGGYVNLSGDLRGRGMSWRGFRATNRLLYAPASNPKNAAWDGIGAHNGDPRIRAFNLGLDAALPAGEVTLYTQATFGRRKAEIGNMIRRPSGTASFSTVFPDGYFPVNNTSETDFQFLGGIRGDLSGWQWDFSSSYGRNQVRMYSDLTLNPSLGPTGPTSFDNLARFRFSQWTNNLDVSRDIDIGLAKPLHVQWGLEARREVFQTFAGDPLGYANGGYVIKPGDQEGDPNVGSIASIGAQGAITISPATAAHVSRNVFAGYIDLGLTITPRWYVDIAGRAEHYGLGAGSTVGGKVNSRYELSSWLAVRGTVGTGFRAPSLSQIGYAQTDNRTAISPATGLLVAATTQTAPTTSALATALGAATLKPEKTWNAGLGIALQPTRNLSLTIDGYQIDIDDRIARTASLSGPALNAIFAANGLPPGTFVQYFANAADTRTRGVDIVGNYTADLSTLGQLSLSAAYSYSRTKIRHVAATPAALVGLGPNPGGSLVAFGNVFRGEIADNQPRSKLALASKWSLDPVSVDLRVTRYGRYRYLRTENPAQNLSYGGRWITDLEVSLALTSRLGVAVGAANLFSVRPDNSGVNEPTSGVTLFNYGSPPFDSSGGFYYGRINWTF; encoded by the coding sequence ATGGCTACCGGCGCAGCGCTCTCCATTGGCGGGATCGGCATGGCGGCGCATGCGCAAATCGCCGCTGCATCCGCCGAAGCGGACGATGGTGAAGCCATCGTCGTCACCGGATTGCGGGGTCTGTCGTCAAAGACGGCGGTGGAGAGTCCGGCGCCGATCGATATCGTCCCGGCTGACCGACTGACCGGAACCGGCCGACAGGAAATTGGCGAGGCGCTGGCGCGGACGCTGCCGTCCATCAATTTCGGGCGCACGGGCGCGGGTGTGGCGTCGATCGTTCGGCCGATCTTCAACCGCAGCCTGCCGCCTGCCTATACGCTGATCCTTGTCGACGGAAAGCGGCGCCACAACAGTGCGCTGTTGACCAACGGGGGCGGCGATACCAGCGGCTTCGGCCCGGTCGACCTCGATTTCATTCCGATCGCAGGGGTTCGTTCGGTCGAGGTGCTCAAGGACAGCGCCGCCGCCCAATATGGGTCCGACGCCGTGGCCGGCGTCATCAACTTCGTGCTGAATGACCGGCCCCAGCCGAACCATGTCTCAGTGACCTATGGCGACCATTATAAGAGCTATGGCGATCCGTGGAGCGCAAAGGCCGAAGGCGGCCTGGGCTTCGGGCTGGGGGATGGCGGCTATGTCAACCTGAGCGGCGATCTGCGCGGACGCGGCATGTCATGGCGCGGTTTCCGGGCGACCAACCGCCTGCTGTACGCACCGGCTTCCAATCCGAAGAACGCCGCCTGGGACGGAATCGGCGCGCATAATGGCGACCCGCGCATCCGCGCCTTCAACCTGGGGCTGGATGCCGCGCTGCCGGCCGGGGAGGTCACTCTCTACACCCAGGCGACATTCGGACGCCGCAAGGCCGAGATCGGCAACATGATCCGCCGTCCCAGCGGCACCGCATCCTTTTCCACGGTCTTTCCCGATGGCTATTTCCCGGTCAACAACACCAGCGAGACGGACTTTCAGTTTCTGGGCGGCATCAGGGGCGATCTGTCGGGCTGGCAATGGGATTTCAGTTCCAGCTACGGGCGCAATCAGGTGCGCATGTACAGCGACCTGACTCTCAATCCGTCGCTCGGGCCGACCGGGCCTACCAGCTTCGACAATCTCGCGCGGTTCCGTTTTTCGCAGTGGACCAACAATCTCGATGTGTCCCGCGATATCGATATCGGCCTGGCGAAGCCACTGCACGTCCAGTGGGGGCTTGAGGCGCGGCGCGAGGTTTTCCAGACCTTTGCCGGCGATCCGCTGGGCTATGCCAATGGCGGATATGTCATCAAGCCCGGCGACCAGGAAGGCGACCCCAATGTCGGAAGCATCGCGTCGATCGGCGCGCAGGGGGCGATCACCATTTCCCCCGCGACGGCCGCCCATGTCTCGCGCAACGTCTTTGCGGGCTATATCGACCTGGGCCTGACGATCACGCCGCGCTGGTATGTCGACATCGCCGGACGCGCCGAACATTATGGGCTGGGCGCGGGATCGACGGTCGGCGGCAAGGTCAACAGCCGGTATGAATTATCGTCCTGGCTCGCTGTTCGCGGCACGGTGGGCACCGGCTTCCGCGCGCCCTCGCTCTCGCAAATCGGCTATGCCCAGACTGACAACCGCACGGCGATCAGCCCAGCGACCGGCCTCCTGGTCGCGGCGACGACCCAAACCGCGCCGACCACCTCGGCATTGGCGACCGCTTTGGGCGCCGCCACCCTGAAGCCTGAAAAAACCTGGAATGCCGGGCTCGGCATCGCCCTTCAGCCAACGCGCAACCTGTCGCTGACGATTGACGGATACCAGATCGACATCGATGATCGGATCGCCCGCACCGCCAGCCTGAGCGGCCCTGCTCTCAACGCCATCTTCGCGGCGAACGGTCTCCCGCCCGGCACATTCGTCCAATATTTCGCCAACGCCGCCGACACCCGCACGAGGGGCGTCGATATCGTCGGCAATTATACCGCCGACCTGTCGACCCTGGGGCAATTGTCGCTGTCGGCCGCCTATTCCTATAGCCGCACGAAGATCCGGCATGTGGCGGCGACTCCGGCGGCGCTCGTCGGCCTCGGCCCCAACCCCGGCGGAAGCCTGGTGGCGTTCGGGAACGTATTTCGGGGCGAAATCGCCGACAATCAGCCACGATCCAAGCTCGCGCTCGCCAGCAAATGGTCGCTCGACCCGGTGTCGGTCGATCTGCGGGTGACGCGCTATGGCCGATATCGTTATCTGCGAACGGAAAATCCGGCGCAGAATCTCAGCTATGGCGGACGCTGGATCACCGATCTCGAAGTCTCCCTCGCGCTGACATCGCGCCTGGGCGTCGCCGTGGGCGCCGCCAACCTGTTCAGCGTGCGCCCCGACAATAGCGGGGTGAATGAGCCAACGAGCGGCGTGACGCTGTTCAACTACGGCAGCCCGCCGTTCGATTCTTCGGGCGGCTTCTATTACGGGCGGATCAACTGGACGTTCTGA
- a CDS encoding SDR family NAD(P)-dependent oxidoreductase — translation MVGQAGGDATGVAVVTGASSGIGAVYADRLAARGHDLLLVARRADRLRQLAQELSDRHGVQVQTATADLAEPESLARVEALVRESNAVLLVNNAGAGGLGPTAAISADRVENVVRLNITALSRLSHAVLEGFRSRGAGTLVNIGSIIALSPSPSAAAYSGSKAYVLNFTRSLQAEYADTAIRIQLVQPGPIRTEFFTAAGVSESVFPEDSYLTAEQLVDAALAGLDAGELVTTPTVAETGIWEALEAARLAFMEAARSGQVAERYRVGEESLA, via the coding sequence ATGGTCGGACAAGCGGGTGGCGATGCGACAGGCGTAGCGGTTGTAACCGGCGCCTCTTCGGGAATAGGAGCGGTCTATGCCGATCGGCTGGCGGCGCGCGGCCATGACCTGCTGCTCGTGGCGCGCCGCGCCGACCGGCTGAGGCAGTTAGCGCAGGAATTGAGCGACCGCCACGGCGTGCAGGTCCAGACGGCGACGGCGGACCTGGCGGAGCCGGAAAGCCTTGCCCGGGTCGAGGCGCTGGTCCGCGAATCAAACGCCGTCCTGCTGGTCAACAATGCCGGAGCCGGCGGGCTGGGGCCGACGGCCGCCATATCCGCCGACCGGGTGGAGAATGTCGTGCGGCTGAACATCACGGCGCTCTCGCGCCTGTCGCATGCGGTGCTGGAGGGCTTCCGTTCGCGCGGCGCGGGCACGCTGGTCAATATCGGATCGATCATCGCGCTGAGCCCGTCTCCAAGCGCCGCCGCCTATAGCGGATCGAAGGCCTATGTGCTTAATTTCACCCGATCGCTTCAGGCCGAATATGCCGACACAGCAATTCGGATACAGTTGGTCCAGCCTGGTCCTATCCGCACCGAATTCTTTACGGCCGCCGGCGTCAGCGAAAGCGTATTTCCCGAAGATTCCTATCTGACCGCCGAACAACTGGTCGATGCAGCACTTGCCGGTCTGGATGCGGGCGAACTGGTCACCACGCCGACGGTCGCGGAGACCGGCATATGGGAGGCGCTTGAGGCGGCCCGGCTCGCATTCATGGAAGCCGCGCGGTCCGGGCAGGTCGCGGAACGCTATAGAGTGGGCGAGGAAAGTCTGGCTTAA
- a CDS encoding class II aldolase/adducin family protein — protein sequence MAEAGGVMASQPGEAPRGRPQDRPWNPPSRGIDQALRDGQRLRFEVPPDRADPAEERLHRKQRLAATFRLFARYNLSSGIAGHVTVRDPELTDHFWVNPQGVNFCHIRVSDLLLVDDGGRVVEGGGALNEAAYAIHAAIHRAHPGVNAAAHTHSFYGKAWSTTGRLLDPISQDACMFHDDHGLFDDYGGVVLDQTEGDRIAAALRGRKALILQNHGLLTAGRSIEATAFWYLALERAAHGQIVAEALGKPRIIPAEVAAQTARMVGSEAVAWMCFQPEWDMLVQQEPDFLL from the coding sequence ATGGCTGAAGCAGGCGGCGTGATGGCGAGCCAGCCTGGCGAAGCGCCAAGGGGCCGGCCACAAGACCGGCCCTGGAATCCGCCGAGCCGGGGGATCGACCAGGCGCTGCGCGACGGGCAACGCCTGCGTTTCGAGGTGCCGCCCGATCGCGCCGATCCGGCGGAGGAGCGGCTGCACCGCAAACAGCGTCTCGCCGCAACGTTCCGCCTGTTCGCGCGCTACAACCTGTCGAGCGGCATCGCGGGTCATGTCACCGTGCGCGATCCGGAACTGACCGATCATTTCTGGGTCAATCCGCAGGGCGTAAATTTCTGCCATATCCGGGTATCGGACTTGCTGCTGGTGGATGATGGCGGCCGGGTCGTCGAAGGCGGCGGCGCGCTGAACGAAGCGGCCTATGCCATTCATGCCGCGATCCATCGCGCGCACCCCGGCGTCAATGCGGCCGCGCATACTCATTCCTTCTATGGCAAGGCCTGGTCCACAACGGGAAGGCTGCTCGACCCCATCAGCCAGGACGCCTGCATGTTCCATGACGACCATGGCTTGTTCGACGATTATGGCGGTGTCGTACTGGACCAGACCGAAGGCGACAGGATCGCTGCCGCACTCCGCGGCCGTAAGGCGCTGATCCTGCAAAATCACGGGCTGCTGACGGCGGGCCGCTCGATCGAGGCGACGGCCTTCTGGTATCTGGCGCTCGAACGCGCGGCGCACGGGCAGATCGTGGCGGAAGCGCTCGGAAAGCCACGGATCATCCCGGCGGAGGTGGCGGCGCAAACGGCGCGCATGGTCGGCAGCGAAGCCGTCGCATGGATGTGCTTCCAGCCGGAATGGGACATGCTGGTTCAGCAGGAACCCGACTTTCTGCTCTGA
- a CDS encoding LLM class flavin-dependent oxidoreductase, whose protein sequence is MGVKNGLKLGFILHGVGRGWDSWRHPEAVIDGSTNIDLYVKQAKIAEKGKFDFVFVADSLHIDERSMPHYLSRFEPATILSALAMVTQHIGLVGTFSVSYTEPFNLARQFASLDKLSRGRAGWNVVTSWLEGTAANFSRDHHIGHGERYRLANEYVQVVKGLWDSYEPGAIVGDKQGGVFLKPGTLHQLNHKGEFFSVRGPLNLDRMPQGHPVLFQAGNSDDGRAFAAANADAIFSLPRNKESAFAYRADLRERTAAAGRDPDLLFVFGGISTIVGSTREEVQRLSAERNSYASIEGALLSLGQSFNDYDFSQHDLDAPFPAVKEEWLSSSQGNVKTVLAAVEQDKLTLRETALRFGKPMDSFEGSPEEVADQLQDWFESGAVDGFMLGESLPGQFEVFVEQVVPILQARGLFRSDYGSDTLRGHLGLPVPENRYVAQRRSAAETDAARKEPANA, encoded by the coding sequence ATGGGCGTGAAAAACGGTTTGAAGCTGGGCTTTATCTTGCATGGCGTGGGGCGCGGCTGGGACAGTTGGAGGCACCCCGAGGCGGTAATCGACGGCAGCACCAACATCGATCTTTACGTGAAGCAAGCGAAGATCGCCGAAAAAGGGAAATTCGATTTCGTTTTCGTCGCCGACAGCCTGCATATCGACGAACGCTCCATGCCGCATTATCTCAGCCGCTTCGAGCCGGCGACGATCCTGTCTGCGCTGGCCATGGTGACGCAGCATATCGGCCTGGTCGGCACCTTTTCCGTCAGTTATACCGAACCGTTCAATCTGGCCCGGCAATTCGCCTCGCTGGATAAGCTGAGCCGGGGACGGGCAGGTTGGAATGTAGTGACGTCCTGGCTGGAGGGCACCGCCGCCAATTTCAGCCGCGACCATCATATCGGCCATGGCGAGCGATATCGGTTGGCCAATGAATATGTGCAGGTCGTAAAGGGATTGTGGGACAGCTATGAGCCGGGCGCGATCGTCGGCGACAAGCAGGGCGGCGTGTTCCTGAAGCCTGGAACCCTCCATCAACTCAATCACAAGGGCGAATTCTTCAGTGTTCGCGGTCCCCTGAATCTCGATCGCATGCCGCAGGGGCACCCGGTCCTGTTCCAGGCCGGAAATTCCGACGATGGCCGGGCCTTTGCGGCGGCCAATGCGGACGCCATCTTCAGCCTGCCCCGGAACAAGGAATCCGCCTTCGCCTATCGCGCCGATCTTCGCGAACGGACGGCCGCCGCCGGGCGGGATCCGGACTTGCTGTTCGTATTCGGCGGGATCAGCACGATCGTCGGTTCGACCAGGGAAGAGGTCCAGCGCCTCAGCGCCGAACGCAACAGCTATGCTTCGATCGAGGGCGCGCTGTTGTCGCTGGGGCAATCCTTCAACGACTATGACTTTTCGCAGCATGATCTGGATGCGCCATTCCCGGCGGTGAAGGAAGAATGGCTGAGCAGCAGCCAGGGCAATGTGAAGACCGTGCTGGCGGCGGTCGAGCAGGACAAGCTGACCCTGCGGGAGACGGCGCTGCGTTTCGGCAAGCCGATGGACAGTTTCGAAGGATCGCCGGAGGAAGTGGCCGACCAGCTTCAGGACTGGTTCGAAAGCGGCGCCGTTGATGGCTTCATGCTGGGTGAATCCCTCCCCGGACAATTTGAGGTTTTCGTGGAGCAGGTCGTTCCGATCCTTCAGGCGCGCGGCTTGTTCCGGTCCGACTATGGCAGCGATACGCTACGCGGCCATCTGGGGTTGCCCGTGCCCGAGAATCGCTATGTCGCGCAGCGCCGTAGCGCGGCCGAGACCGACGCGGCCCGCAAGGAGCCTGCAAACGCCTGA
- a CDS encoding ABC transporter substrate-binding protein, producing the protein MAGHPRKRPIWRGASVVLALLSAAASLAGCGGKQPDAAQVLRVGNQRGGTHALMLAAGQLKDVPYKIEWAEFPNAQPLIEAIATNALDLGLVGGPSFLFAYKNDQRLRAIQALSGGTKQEVAGVLVHKNASFASMRDLRGKAIGTTRGSVGHSLLLQALRQSGMKPSDVRISFVAPTEAVAAFASGDLDALAIWVPYLATAVLRHDARVLTYAHRGTSSYLFQVTSESSIKDKRALLEDFSRRYGRAQSWANSHPRQWGEILAKETGLPLDVANYTAEHMRWWPVPIDAQVIESQRVAARDFGTGGPAQNFDIARGFDASLNTDPTAKGKPD; encoded by the coding sequence ATGGCCGGTCATCCCCGCAAGCGTCCGATCTGGCGGGGCGCCAGCGTCGTCCTGGCGCTGCTTTCCGCCGCAGCCTCACTGGCCGGCTGCGGCGGTAAACAACCCGACGCGGCGCAAGTGCTGCGCGTCGGCAACCAGCGTGGCGGCACGCATGCGCTGATGCTTGCGGCGGGGCAGCTCAAGGATGTGCCTTACAAGATCGAATGGGCCGAATTCCCCAACGCCCAGCCGTTGATCGAAGCCATCGCCACCAATGCGCTCGACCTGGGTTTGGTGGGCGGGCCATCCTTCCTGTTCGCTTACAAGAACGACCAACGCCTCCGCGCTATTCAGGCGCTGAGCGGCGGGACGAAGCAGGAAGTGGCCGGCGTGCTCGTGCACAAGAACGCGTCCTTCGCCAGCATGCGGGATCTGCGTGGCAAAGCCATCGGCACGACGCGCGGATCGGTGGGGCATTCGCTTCTCCTTCAGGCACTTCGGCAGAGCGGCATGAAGCCGTCGGACGTCAGGATCAGCTTCGTGGCGCCGACGGAAGCCGTCGCGGCGTTTGCCAGCGGCGATCTGGATGCGCTGGCGATCTGGGTGCCCTATCTCGCGACGGCGGTTCTCCGTCATGACGCCCGCGTGCTCACCTATGCGCACAGGGGCACCTCATCCTATTTGTTCCAGGTCACGAGCGAGAGTTCGATCAAGGACAAGCGGGCCTTGCTGGAGGATTTTTCCCGCCGCTATGGCCGGGCACAGTCCTGGGCCAACAGCCATCCCCGCCAGTGGGGAGAAATTCTCGCCAAGGAAACGGGACTGCCGCTCGATGTCGCGAACTATACCGCCGAACATATGCGCTGGTGGCCGGTGCCGATCGACGCGCAGGTGATCGAGTCCCAGCGCGTTGCCGCCAGGGATTTCGGCACGGGCGGGCCTGCGCAGAATTTCGATATCGCGCGGGGCTTCGACGCATCGCTGAACACCGATCCCACCGCAAAGGGCAAGCCGGACTGA